In the genome of Juglans microcarpa x Juglans regia isolate MS1-56 chromosome 6S, Jm3101_v1.0, whole genome shotgun sequence, the window AGGATGGGAGATCAGTAATGATAAAAAGAAGTTCGGGTGCATGTGTACAATACCTACACCTATGAGTAAGAGAGCAGTCCTCGGAAACAAATCTTATGCATCCCAAAAACAATGAAGGGCAAAAAGGGCTTCTTTAGAGGAGAGCTGGTCTCCTAGTATTCTAGCTATACAATGGAAGAGGGAAAGCCACTGAATAGTTTAAGCAAAATGGGACCAATTTCTTGTTATTGTCATCctcttccattttatttttgaataggTACTGTCTTGTTATTTCCATTCTCCTACTTAAAAACACCCCACTCCTTGCAGAGTAGAATTGTGTGTTCCTAGATGAGACAGAGAAGGGAGTGCAGACAAAGTGCTCTCTCATCTTTTTTCCTGTTTTAAATAACGATGTAGCTCACTTATTTGGTGTtacataccaaaaaaaaaaacttagctTCTAACATAGTTTTCTAACCTGTTGAACTAGCACGCTCAGGCgacgctcttgtatatgtcccatatacCTAGACTtctgcctattcttatgatcaataaacttttgtttaccgataaaaaaaaaagttttctaaCCCATCCCTTTAATAAAATGTCTAAACAGCATGggaaatgatgagagaaaaagCCTTTCAATGTCCCAAATCCAACATGGATCGGCCCTGAAAATCCGATCTGTGGCCCCTTCTTAAGGGTGGACCAGACCTGTTACAGCGGGGCCAAGACAGGGAGGACGGTACTTGTTACGTATTCCATTTGGATATTGGTCGAGTCATCAAGATTAAACCCCATAAAAAGCAAAGCAGGCCTATACCAACTCCGCTGCCTCCTTGATGGGGAAAGCACTACTGCAATGAAAAACTACAACATGGCTAATTATTGTGATAGCTGTTGCTATGAGGCACAGCACGGGTTTGGGGCTTGATAAAATGTCCAACATTCAAAGGCTATATCACTAGTGTTCTAAAAAAGAAACTATGAGATTATAAAAGCATATGCATCCTAAGAAAAATTGATGAGATTTGCAACCTGTAGAGAATTACCTGGGGAATTATAGTATTCTGGTGGATCATAGAAAACCATGGCTTCCCGCAGCCGGTGGCGCTTTCCTTCAGTACCTGCATACTGAAATGTGGTATGCACTGCATATGGCTGCAGTCTGAGTTGCTGATACATGGCCTGCCATTATAGGATTAAGGCTTAGGGCATGcttgatgatattttattgcACTATATTAATATTCTCAACCAAGATTCTTACAAGCTTTGACAACAATAACTGCCTctcaaaaaattagaaaaggaaatgaaggtCCTGCATTTATttggagagagaggggggagaaaGAAGACCATGTTCATTCTATAAAGAGTGATTCCAGGATCCCTACCTGGACAAAATAAGTATGTCCACTGCAAAATATACTTGCTGGCAAGATTCCCAGCTTCAGATTTCCATCAAACGCATATGCAAGTCCACTTTCCTCATCCACAGATGGTCCTAACTGCCTGCGTACAATATCGTTAAACCCATTCTGatcccatattttttcatcGGCTAATAGCATATCTTTCCATTCCTTCGCCAGTTTTTTTGCAGAATCTGTTGGACGCCAGTGGAATATTCCTATATTGTAGGCTCCACTAACTGTTGAACATGcagaaaaatattgtgagtattAGTGCTTACTTGAGACATGAAATTTGAAGAGGTGAAAGTTTATAAAGATCCAAGTTAGTAACTTATTTGAAGTAATGATTTTTGCATTagcaaatgagatgaaagtgtGACTGGTACTTGTTctactaatgagagagagagagagagcatatgtGACTTTTGCCATCTAAAATTCAAAGGAATGGGCAAGAATGCAAGTAAGCCATTCTAAGAGATTCCTGGAAAGGGTTTGAACTTCAAATTTTTACTAAATTACTCCTTATACTACATGTGACACATATTGTATTGTGATTGTACATATATTGGAAGTACCATGGAGAAGATAATTGTGAAAAAGTAACCAGCTATAATGTTCTGTGGCAAAAAGCATAATCTACTAATTTTGTCCTTTATAATGTCATTAAGATTAATACTCATGCCAATCCATCCTAAAATGGCGTGAAAGACATCCAGAGTGGTTGGCTGGGTTTTGATTTAAATGCTAGtacaaaaaaaagaataaatggaGTGGACCTCTTTCCAATCGTCCAATGTCATTTACAGGAAGACACAGTTTTATGTCATTAGATATATGTAAAAGAGTGTTAGGCATGACAATTGTCAACAAAGAACTCCCACATATGGCTGGTGCAAACAGCTCATGCTTGCATAACAGGTAAAGGAGGTTATTATGAATCCTGAAGTGAAAACAGGAAACGCCTTTGATAACATGATCTTGATTTAACACAAACTTCACCTTGCTGCCAAATGTCTAGCCTGTCATCGACAACTGTTGGAATAACTTGATCACTAGAAGTTAAGACATCCGCTCCAGGAAATCGGGCAAGATATGGAAGTGGGTTCTGTTTCAAGAACATAACAGAAAACGTAAAATAACTTTGACCTGCAGTAATTTTCTGAAGGAACTAAGTGACATTAAAGATACTGCTTATAGCAATACAAACCGATCTCAAGACAAACAGagaagaaactgaaaaaaaaaaaaaaagctaaggAAAATGTACAGGATATCCTTCCTAAAAAACATTAAAGCATAGAAACCTTAAAATAAAGATTGAACTCATAGCTTAACAACTTCACCAGCAAAGTGAACTTATTCTGGCCAAAGTGAATACTGGGCTAATTCAGATGAATCAAGGGAGTCCTAGCCAAAAGGAACCACAAAATAAGAGACAGAAAAAGTACCTTCAACCACACCATGTCTGTATCACACATCAACAGCTCATAACCAAAAGGGAGGACGGAGTCTATCAGaataactttttctctccccaTCTTATGAAACGTTGGAGAGCCCCAGCCAACATCTATTGTGCTCATATGGCTGCCCATGTCAAAAACAGGAACGCCTTTCCAATACAAAGCCTCCAACAATTTGGTATCCATTGCACCTAAAACAACAATTTCAAAAACCTATAAGAGCAGTACACTCTTAACAAAAATACTGTAATGATTTCGATAAAAAGACTTATTATCTGAACAAATCGCAAACGGTAAAAACTATACAAGGCTGAAATTTAGAAGTAGCTTACCAACAAGAAAGTTAGAGAGCCCCAAATCTGTCAAGTGCTTAACCCAAGTCAAGATAAAATCCATGAATGCATAGTTACCGAAGGTCACTATGATGACATTATCTTTGACCCTCTGCTGAACCAGTTCTTTGGACAGCTGAAAAGTATTCAAAGGAGGCATTTTCTCAGTTCGTGGAGGAACTGCCCAAACAGGTGGTACCCACATCGTTTGAGGCCCTGGTGTAGACACAGGTACTGTACGGTCTGTACCCATAGTTGTTGGTCGAGAAACATTAGGTGCTTGTTCTCTAGGAGGAAAATCCCCATCTGGAAAATCCGCATTGAGATAAGTGAGTTGTACACACagacagggagagagagagagagattgccgAACCATGTCGgaaataagaaacaaaacatttgacAATGGCAATCTAGGCAATATTAGCTCCCCTCCAGAACAGGTTCCATTACGAAATCAAACCTAAGATCTCAGCTTTTTTACGCATCCAACGAACAATTTAAggggaagaaaacaaaaaggtcCAAAATTGATTGTTTTAATTCCTACACGAAAGCTTGGGACATTTGTCAGACAATCCCAATGCCACCCAAAAGCGCGCTGAAGTCCTAAATCCATTATCCAATATGGAGGTATACAATTGTAATGGGTTTCACAACTGAAACTCCAAAACCGATCTCAGCCCAAGAGAATAAGAATCTTATCCTCTTAAAATTTCAACAACTGACAAATAAATTCGTAGAAGCAGCCCTCAGATTCAAATGGGCGCATCTAACCAAATACATGTGATAGCAGAAAGCAAGAAAAAGCATTTATCCATGAACACAGTGCCGTACGGTGAAAGCAGCAAATGAGAAAGCCATTGGAACATACTGGAAAAAGAAGGGGAACGGGAGGAGAGCCACGAGGTGCTTGGGTCAGCTTCAGAGTTGGCAGAGTATATTGCGGAGAAGACATAGAAAGACGAGAAGACTACACCAACGATAACAGTGGCGTAGATGGCCAAGAAGAGAGGCCTTGTATTCACCACTT includes:
- the LOC121237010 gene encoding arabinosyltransferase XEG113-like isoform X2, with translation MGWQGCQEVVNTRPLFLAIYATVIVGVVFSSFYVFSAIYSANSEADPSTSWLSSRSPSFSSAMDTKLLEALYWKGVPVFDMGSHMSTIDVGWGSPTFHKMGREKVILIDSVLPFGYELLMCDTDMVWLKNPLPYLARFPGADVLTSSDQVIPTVVDDRLDIWQQVSGAYNIGIFHWRPTDSAKKLAKEWKDMLLADEKIWDQNGFNDIVRRQLGPSVDEESGLAYAFDGNLKLGILPASIFCSGHTYFVQAMYQQLRLQPYAVHTTFQYAGTEGKRHRLREAMVFYDPPEYYNSPGGFLSFRPSIPKSLLLDGEHNIESHFSLVNYQMKQIRTALAIASLLNRTLVMPPLWCRLDRLWFAHPGILQGSMTRQPFVCPLDHVFEVNVMLKEMPEEEFGPGIDIREYTFLDNPSMPKQVKESWLDVQLCQEGTQDCRASNDTSSPGIIRFPKHSNEETFKAIFSSFKDVKVIQFSSMQDAFLGFSDKTREQRFRNRVKRYVGIWCCVDHHTPGHIYYDMYWDEKPGWKPTPPKTPEDDHPPL
- the LOC121237010 gene encoding arabinosyltransferase XEG113-like isoform X1, producing MGWQGCQEVVNTRPLFLAIYATVIVGVVFSSFYVFSAIYSANSEADPSTSWLSSRSPSFSNGDFPPREQAPNVSRPTTMGTDRTVPVSTPGPQTMWVPPVWAVPPRTEKMPPLNTFQLSKELVQQRVKDNVIIVTFGNYAFMDFILTWVKHLTDLGLSNFLVGAMDTKLLEALYWKGVPVFDMGSHMSTIDVGWGSPTFHKMGREKVILIDSVLPFGYELLMCDTDMVWLKNPLPYLARFPGADVLTSSDQVIPTVVDDRLDIWQQVSGAYNIGIFHWRPTDSAKKLAKEWKDMLLADEKIWDQNGFNDIVRRQLGPSVDEESGLAYAFDGNLKLGILPASIFCSGHTYFVQAMYQQLRLQPYAVHTTFQYAGTEGKRHRLREAMVFYDPPEYYNSPGGFLSFRPSIPKSLLLDGEHNIESHFSLVNYQMKQIRTALAIASLLNRTLVMPPLWCRLDRLWFAHPGILQGSMTRQPFVCPLDHVFEVNVMLKEMPEEEFGPGIDIREYTFLDNPSMPKQVKESWLDVQLCQEGTQDCRASNDTSSPGIIRFPKHSNEETFKAIFSSFKDVKVIQFSSMQDAFLGFSDKTREQRFRNRVKRYVGIWCCVDHHTPGHIYYDMYWDEKPGWKPTPPKTPEDDHPPL